In Haloarchaeobius salinus, the sequence GTGCGCTGGCGTTCGGGGACCCCGGTCCGGAGCTCCGCGACGAGTTCGTCGAGCAGTCGCCCGTCGTCGGCGCGTGCCCGCTCCGCGGTCCCGGATCGCGACGCGGCGTCGGGCCGGTCCGACTCCGCGCCGGGCTCGACCGAGAACTCCTCCCACGTCATGTCGGGCGTCCTGGCCTCGGCCACCCCGTCGGGCGTCGTGGTCTCGAACTCGCCGCTGAACCCGGTTTCGAGCTCGGTCGCCAGCGACGCGAACCGCTCGCCGGCGTCGTCCGAGCCACAGCCGGCGTCGCCGGCGGCCATCACGAGCGCGGCCGGGTCGAGCTCCTCGACCACGGTCTCGTCGACCCGCGTCAGTTCGACGGCCGTCACCGGGTCGAGCGTCGCCACCGCACGCCGGACCGGCTCGGCGTCGAGCCGTGCACCGACGACCAGGTCGAGCGTCCGGTCGAACGACCCGTTCCGGAGGGCCGTTGGGGCCGGGTCGCTCCCGAGCAGGTAGAACGCGTTCTCCAGCGACCGGAGCACCCGTTCGACGTCCTCGGCGGTCGCCCCCGACGTCGTCTCGACGTGGAGGTGGTAGAGCGACGGCGTGTCGGAGTCGTCGAGGCCGCTCGTGAGCGCCCGCCGTATCGCGTCGTCGGTCGGGTCGTCGTCGGGGGCGTCATCGTGGGTCGGGTCGTCGTGGTCGGTCGCGTCGTCGTCTGCCACGTCGCGGTCGACCGCGTCGTCGCCGTCTCCCCCGTCGTCCGCAGTGGCGTCGGCTGTCGCGTCCTCGCCGGCCGCGGTCCCGCCGCCGTCGTCGCTCGCGTCGGGTTCGACGACCTCGACGACGGGCGCATCTGTCTCGGCGTCCTGGCCACTCGCCTCGGTCTCGGAGCCCTCGTCGGCGGCCCCGTCCCCGAACTCGGGAACGGCCTCGTCGGTCTCGTTCCCACCGCCGGCGTGCAGGATCGGGTGTGCCGTCTCGACGGACGCGATCTCCGGCGTCGCGTCGAGCCCGATGCCCTCGACCGCGTCCGGGTGGACGTCGTACCCGGTGAGCAGCTGGCTCTCGCCGTTCACGCGACGGGACCATACGAGTCGGCCCCCCTCGACCGACCAGTTCTGCGGGTCGTGCTCCTCCCGGAAGGTGATCCCCCGTGCCATCGCCTCGGTCTCCAGACAGTCGTCGACGAGCCGGACCCTCGCGTCGTCGGCGCGTTCCGACTCGATTCGGTACGTGACGACGACGCCGTCGCGAGACTGGCCTTCCGCGCTGTTCACGAACTTCGTCACCGTGATTCCCCCATTGCTTGCATCCATCGTGCCCACCCCCATGGGCGAGGAATAGTTGGGCATCCAATTATTTTAGTGTGGTGGCAATGAACGGTTCAATGAACGGTATAGGTGCCCTACCCCGCATATTCTGCATGGCATGTCAGGTGGTGGCAACCAGGCCCATCACGTTTCCGACACATGGTGTCGCTCGGGCGCGCTGGTCGGACCGGTGGTCTGCGGGGCGCGACCGGGTGGTGCCCGCCCCGGCTACGAACGCACCCCGGACAGTCGAACAACCACGTGCTCCGTGCCGGTCGCCCGCGTCTCGACCGACCGGAACCGCTCGAACTGCCGGGAGAGGTCCAGGCCGCGGTGATGGACGACGGTCGCAGAGCCACCGGGGGCCAACACGCGTGCGATGCCCGAGAACAGGTCCGTGAGCACGCCCTCCCCGGCGTGAGTCGGTGGGTTCGAGAGGACCCGATCGAAGCGCCGGTTCCCGACGCCCGACACCGCGTCGGCGGTGACGACGGTCCCATCGACGCCGTTCGCGGCCAGCGTGCGCTCGGCACAGGCGGCCGCGACCGCGTCGTCGTCGGTCAGCCACAGGTCGGAGCCGGCGACGGAGCCGGCGTACGCACCGACCGGGCCGTAGCCACAGCAGAGGTCGAGGACGCGGTCGTCGTCCGCGACGGTAGCGGTCTCCAGGAGCAGCCGGGTGCCGTGGTCGAGATGGCCGGCCGAGAACGTGCCGGGGACCGAGACGAGCGGGAGGTCGACGCCGTCGACCGTGGCCGAGAACTCGCGGGGCTCGACGAACACGGGCGGGTCGACCGTTTCGGGCCGAGTCGCCGCGACGACGCGCGCGTCGCCGTCGTGGACCGTCTCGACGCTGCCGGCGAGGTCGGCGAGGCAGTCCTCGTATCGGGCCAGTCCCGTCTCGGTCCTGCCGCCGACGTAGAGCGTGCCGCCGGGGGCGAGCGACGCCAGCGCGTTGGCGGCCCGCTGCTTGCCAACCGCGACGGGCGTGTACGGTTTCGGGGCGTAGGCGACGGTGTCGAACTCGCCGTCGCGGTCTGCCGGGTGTGCGGTCGTCGACACCGTCGCGTCGACGCCGTTCGTGGCGGCGTTGCGCTCGCAGCACGCGGCGGCGCGGGCGCTCGTCTCGGTCATCGTGACCGCGTCGGCGGAACCGGCGAGGACGCAGCCGACGACGCCGTAGTTCGCCTGGGGGACGAGCAGGTGACCCAGGTCGTCGCCCCAGCACGCCTCCAGCAGGGCGAGTGCAGGGGTGCGGAAGGCGTCGGGCGAACACAGGCCATCGGCGGTGTGGAACTCGTAGCGCGGCGGGCCGCCGTCGACGCGGGAGCCGAGGGCGAGGTCCGGTTCGTGGCGACTCAGCGGCATCGCGGACCTCCCGTCGTCGGCCCGGAGACGACGGTGGTGGGGCGCGTGAGGATCGGCGGGCGGTGCGACTGGTGGAACTGCGGACGGATCGTGGGTGTAGCGTGCATCGACGTGGGTCGTCGGCGGCGGCGGTCGGCGGGCGGAACGTCCCACGCGCTCCGCTAGCGGGTTCGAGAACCGGGAGAACGGTCCACGCAACGCTGGCGGGGCGCGCGAACCGGGGTGCCGATCAGCGTGACGCCGCGCCGGGAGCCGACCCCTCCGGTCGGTCCGTCACGGTGCCCACAGCCGGCGAGCCGGCCGACCCTCGCGTCAGACCGCGACGCGAGCCCGAGTCGACCGCGAGCACGTGTTCAATGCGGGCGGTAGTCGAACCGCCGCGGAAAAAAGCGTTACCCCCGTCGTTCGACCAGATGCGCCTCGACGCGGTCGGCCATCGCGCTCCGGACCGCTGACTCGTCGGTGTCGACCGAGCCGTCGTGGAACGCCCGGACATGCTCCCGCGCCAGCGCCTCGACGGCGCGCTCGAACAGCAGGTCGAAGCCGAGTTCGTCGGCGGCGACACCGACGCTGGCGACCACGCCCTCGAGCCAGCGGTCGGTGACGTGGCGCTCGACCAGCTCCTCCGGGGTCGAGGCCACCGGTTCGTGTCCGCCAGCGGTCTCGACGGCTGGGTTCCTGAGCACGGCCCGGTGGCCGGTCTTGTCCGCGAGCAACACACCGGCGACGGGGCCATCGCGCCAGTCGGAGTCGGGGAACGGGTAGCTCTCCGGGTCGAAGTCGACAGCCCGCACCTCCTTCTCGAGTGCGTTCACTGGTGCCAGCCCGAGCCCCTCGTAGATGCTCGCGACCGAGTCCGGTGGCAGAAACGCGCCGTGGTCGGCGTCGTACACCTCGGTGCCCAGGAACGACGGCGTGCGTGCCCAGTCGTAGGCGACGTGGCTCCCGTCGACCGCGACGCCGACGAACGTCACCGACGCCACGTCGTCGACCGACGCCCGGAACGCCTCGCGGTCGAAGCGCTCGCGGACGTGCCGGACCGCGTGGGCGTACGGCAGTGGCACGTCGTCGTGGTCGAACTCGCGCTCACCGTCGCCGAAGGCGAGCACGCCCGAGGCCTGGAGCTGGAACCGGAACGGGCTCCCGGTGACGTGCTCGCGGAGCCAGAGGTGACCGCCGTCGAGCAGGGCGTCGGGTGCGTCGGCGAGCGGCGGTGTCGGTGGTGGGTCGTGCATCGGTCAGGTTGGTCCGTCGTTGCGCGGGCGGGGACAAAACGGTGTCCCTGCAGCGGGGTCGTGGACCGCCAGCCGGTGTTAACAATAGGGAAACAGAGAAACACAATTCTTATTAAATATAGTTCCCATCTTAGTAATATGCGAGAACTCACTCGACGGCGAGTGCTGGCGGGAACCGGACTGGCGGGACTCAGCGCCGTCGCCGGCTGTCTCGACGGACTGAGCGCAGGCGGCGACACCGAGTCTGGCGGCGTGGAGTCGTCGTTCTTCGTCTTCGGCGCGGTCGCGGCCGCGGTGGCAGGCGACGCCACGGACGCCTCGGTCCTCGTCCCGGTCGGCCAGCACGGCCACGGCTGGGAGCCCGGCCCCCGCGTCCGGGAATCCATCCGCGACGCGTCGCTGCTGGTCCACGGGATGCCCGGCTTCCAGCCCTGGGTCGACGACATCACGACCGACCTGGACGCCGACGATGCCGGGGTCGAGACGGTCGATGCGAGCGCGGACGTCGACCTGCTCCAACTCGGCTATGGCCACGGCGACGGCGAGGAGGAGCACGGGACCGAACACCACGACGAGCACACAGCGGAGCACCACGACGGGGACCACGGCACGGAGCACACCGGAACCGACCACCACGACGACGAGCACGACGGCACCGAACACCACGAGGAGGAACAGCACGACGACGGCCACGACCACGGCGGCGAGTTCGACCCGCACTTCTGGCTCGACCCGCTCCGTGTCCGGACCGCCGTCGACACGGTCCGCGAGCGGCTCGTGGCGGTCGACCCGGCGAACGCCGACGTCTACGAGTCGAACGCGACGGCGTACCGGCAGCGACTCGACTCGCTCCACGCCGACCTCGAGGCGACCGTCGCCGACGCGTCGAAGGGGACGCTCCTCGTCGCCGGCCACGACGCGTTCCAGTACCTCGGCGACAGGTACGGGATCGAGGTCGAGGCGCTCACCGGGATGTCGCCCGACTCCCAGCCGACGGCGCGGGACATCGAACGCGCACAGGAGGTAATCGAACACCACGACCTGCAGTACATCTGTGCGGACCCGCTCGAGTCCCAG encodes:
- a CDS encoding methyltransferase, with the translated sequence MPLSRHEPDLALGSRVDGGPPRYEFHTADGLCSPDAFRTPALALLEACWGDDLGHLLVPQANYGVVGCVLAGSADAVTMTETSARAAACCERNAATNGVDATVSTTAHPADRDGEFDTVAYAPKPYTPVAVGKQRAANALASLAPGGTLYVGGRTETGLARYEDCLADLAGSVETVHDGDARVVAATRPETVDPPVFVEPREFSATVDGVDLPLVSVPGTFSAGHLDHGTRLLLETATVADDDRVLDLCCGYGPVGAYAGSVAGSDLWLTDDDAVAAACAERTLAANGVDGTVVTADAVSGVGNRRFDRVLSNPPTHAGEGVLTDLFSGIARVLAPGGSATVVHHRGLDLSRQFERFRSVETRATGTEHVVVRLSGVRS
- a CDS encoding metal ABC transporter substrate-binding protein, which translates into the protein MRELTRRRVLAGTGLAGLSAVAGCLDGLSAGGDTESGGVESSFFVFGAVAAAVAGDATDASVLVPVGQHGHGWEPGPRVRESIRDASLLVHGMPGFQPWVDDITTDLDADDAGVETVDASADVDLLQLGYGHGDGEEEHGTEHHDEHTAEHHDGDHGTEHTGTDHHDDEHDGTEHHEEEQHDDGHDHGGEFDPHFWLDPLRVRTAVDTVRERLVAVDPANADVYESNATAYRQRLDSLHADLEATVADASKGTLLVAGHDAFQYLGDRYGIEVEALTGMSPDSQPTARDIERAQEVIEHHDLQYICADPLESQRAAEQLVAETDATEVLPLTALPGLHADWADRDWGYVDVVENVNRPTLERALEA